The following proteins are co-located in the Branchiostoma lanceolatum isolate klBraLanc5 chromosome 16, klBraLanc5.hap2, whole genome shotgun sequence genome:
- the LOC136421373 gene encoding acetylserotonin O-methyltransferase-like isoform X2, which produces MAAVDAENDARHILDIAEGFMKSQVLFTSLKLGIFDLLDKSAAPMTAGRISEAIGADTDATKRLLNACAGLGLLQKENVDKETGDGEYQLTQASRMFLTPSSSTNLGDWLGRLAVVFSSPWGDLPKAVKEGPAFSTLNGLDRGRTFEDVYSTEKYFMGAMEGLTTVFGARTASAFDLAEFQNICDIGGCTGPLAYHLAAAYPKAAVSVFDLPEVVKVAEDRRPVAEHAERVSFIPGDFFKDPLPPADLYVVCRILHDWTEDKVLVLLTKMHDSLPQGGGLLIAEYMLDDDKTGPEVAHKYDLHMLLFTGGRERSGQEYKRLLTMVGFTEVTVRSNNYPFGHVLARKAPKYSAQL; this is translated from the exons GTTCTGTTCACCAGTTTGAAATTGGGCATCTTCGACCTTCTGGACAAGTCAGCGGCTCCTATGACTGCTGGGAGGATATCTGAAGCCATTGGAGCGGACACTGACGCCACCAAGCGGCTCCTTAACGCATGTGCAGGCCTGGGTCTGTTGCAGAAAGAAAACGTGGACAAAGAAACAG GTGATGGTGAGTATCAACTGACTCAGGCCAGCAGGATGTTCCTAACAccatcaagttcaacaaatTTGGGAGACTGGCTGGGTCGTCTGGCAGTCGTCTTCAGCTCTCCTTGGGGTGATCTTCCAAAGGCAGTAAAAGAAGGACCGGCTTTCTCTACTCTTAACGGACTTGATCGGGGCAGAACATTTGAGGATGTATACAG CACTGAGAAATACTTCATGGGTGCGATGGAGGGACTGACGACGGTCTTTGGTGCAAGGACCGCTTCGGCTTTCGACCTCGCTGAGTTTCAGAACATCTGCGATATTGGAG GCTGTACCGGACCTCTTGCCTACCACCTTGCTGCTGCCTACCCAAAAGCTGCTGTCTCAGTTTTTGACCTGCCCGAAGTCGTGAAGGTTGCAGAGGACAGAAGACCTGTTGCTGAACATGCTGAACGGGTCTCTTTCATTCCAG GAGACTTTTTCAAAGACCCTCTCCCGCCAGCAGACCTGTACGTGGTGTGTCGAATTCTTCACGACTGGACTGAAGATAAGGTTCTTGTACTACTGACCAAGATGCACGACAGTCTCCCTCAAG GAGGTGGACTGTTGATAGCTGAGTACATGCTAGACGATGACAAGACTGGACCAGAGGTGGCCCACAAGTACGATCTgcacatgttgttgtttaccggTGGCCGAGAACGTTCTGGACAAGAGTATAAACGGCTGCTGACCATGGTGGGCTTCACAGAGGTCACTGTCCGGAGCAATAATTACCCATTTGGTCACGTTCTTGCACGCAAAGCACCAAAGTATTCTGCCCAACTGTAA
- the LOC136421372 gene encoding cholesterol side-chain cleavage enzyme, mitochondrial-like, with translation MTLRLAKCVSSPVYGRQSSLGFYCSRWMSTLTDQVTQDEEKEEATAKPFEAIPGPKGLPFVGTALHAAMGGWMDKFHLHIQNRWRQYGYIYKETIGPQTLVFIGDPDDVAAVLRAEGRYPRRYAFESFYMAREILDQKLGVFLENDEKWQHYRTLLNKKLMRPQQAAVFTPLMDEAACNFVSYLRRKRDQGGRVTDLQGHLFRWAMESGCTAMFNQHLGLLSKDPPQLAKDFISSLTDILDTTNTMMTIPPKVHKALNTKAWRGHIDGWQTSFGITKQLIEGIMEREMEKNEDDQEIPDLVSYLLSVKLSPEEVLGNITDVLGGAVDTTSNTMSFTMYTLARHPDIQEKLHDEVMRFAPDHQAPVRQEQVQKMPYLRGVTKEILRLYPVGYIFSRILNQDAVVHGYKIPAGTNIVICPYVMGRDPKSFDNPEEFRPERWYRENSESVKAFSWLPFGFGPRGCVGRRIAETEMHLVLIRIIQNFMLEQEKPEELVGKIRLVLIPEKSVDLKLTDRN, from the exons atgacaCTTCGCTTGGCTAAGTGTGTGTCCTCCCCAGTCTACGGTAGACAGTCTAGCCTCGGTTTCTACTGTTCTCGATGGATGTCTACGCTAACCGACCAGGTGACACAAGATGAGGAGAAGGAAGAGGCCACAGCGAAGCCTTTCGAGGCCATCCCCGGCCCTAAAGGCCTACCGTTCGTGGGGACAGCCCTACACGCAGCGATGGGAGGCTGGATGGACAAGTTCCATCTTCATATCCAG AATCGTTGGAGGCAGTACGGTTACATCTACAAGGAGACTATTGGGCCTCAGACGTTGGTTTTTATCGGAGATCCGGACGACGTGGCGGCTGTGCTTCGGGCGGAGGGTCGCTACCCACGGAGATACGCTTTCGAGAGCTTTTATATGGCCAGGGAGATCTTGGACCAGAAGTTGGGTGTCTTCCTCGA GAATGATGAAAAATGGCAGCACTACAGGACTTTACTGAACAAAAAGCTGATGCGGCCCCAGCAGGCGGCAGTCTTCACCCCCCTGATGGACGAAGCCGCCTGCAACTTTGTGTCTTACCTGCGAAGGAAGAGGGACCAAGGGGGGAGGGTGACGGACCTACAGGGGCATCTTTTCCGTTGGGCCATGGAAT CTGGCTGTACGGCCATGTTCAACCAGCATCTCGGTCTCCTGAGCAAGGATCCACCGCAGCTAGCAAAAGACTTCATCTCTTCCTTGACCGACATTCTTGACACAACCAACACCATGATGACCATTCCTCCAAAAGTTCACAAAGCCCTGAACACCAAGGCCTGGAGAGGGCATATCGATGGCTGGCAAACCAGCTTTGGAATCA CCAAGCAACTCATTGAGGGGATAATGGAAAGAGAGATGGAGAAGAATGAAGATGATCAAGAAATCCCAGACCTGGTCTCCTATCTGCTGTCAGTAAAGCTCAGCCCAGAAGAGGTGTTGGGAAACATTACCGATGtgctagggggcgctgttgATACA ACATCCAACACAATGTCTTTCACCATGTACACTTTGGCAAGGCACCCTGACATCCAAGAGAAACTGCATGATGAGGTGATGAGGTTTGCTCCTGATCATCAGGCACCTGTCAGGCAGGAGCAGGTCCAAAAGATGCCTTACCTCAGGGGCGTTACCAAGGAGATTCTACG GTTGTACCCAGTGGGCTACATCTTCAGTAGAATCCTGAACCAAGATGCTGTGGTGCACGGGTATAAAATCCCTGCTGGAACAAATATAGTG ATTTGTCCATACGTGATGGGGAGGGATCCGAAGAGCTTCGACAACCCAGAAGAGTTTCGCCCTGAGAGATGGTACCGAGAGAACAGCGAGAGTGTCAAAGCCTTCTCCTGGCTTCCTTTTGGCTTTGGGCCACGAGGCTGTGTTG GCCGTCGTATTGCAGAGACAGAGATGCACCTGGTTCTCATAAGG ATTATCCAGAACTTTATGCTAGAACAGGAGAAGCCTGAAGAACTTGTGGGCAAAATCAGACTGGTACTGATCCCTGAGAAGTCTGTGGACCTCAAGCTCACCGACCGCAACTAG
- the LOC136421373 gene encoding acetylserotonin O-methyltransferase-like isoform X1 produces MTLENEARRILDITEGFMKSQILFASLKLGIFDLLDTSAAPMTAARISEAIRADTDATKRLLDACAGLGLLQKVNVDKETGDGEYQLSKASRAFLTSSSPTYLGQSVKGMASSSYKPWGHLPRALKERPSFLISPTGLPQKKSSTDPLRTIFVNKRVISMMAGITTVFGARTASAFDLAEFQRICDIGGGSAPLAYHLAAAYPKASVSVFDLPVVVEVAEDERHAGEYSQRVSFISGDFFKDPLPPADLYVVCRILHDWTEDKVLVLLTKMHDSLPQGGGLLIAEYMLDDDKTGPEVAHKYDLHMLLFTGGRERSGQEYKRLLTMVGFTEVTVRSNNYPFGHVLARKAPKYSAQL; encoded by the exons ATGACCCTGGAAAACGAGGCTCGCCGGATTCTTGACATCACTGAAGGTTTTATGAAGTCACAG ATCTTATTCGCCAGTTTGAAATTGGGCATCTTTGACCTTCTGGACACGTCAGCCGCTCCTATGACTGCTGCGAGGATATCTGAGGCCATCAGAGCCGACACTGACGCCACCAAGCGGCTGCTTGACGCATGTGCAGGCCTGGGTCTGTTGCAGAAGGTGAACGTGGACAAAGAAACAG GAGATGGTGAATACCAGCTCTCTAAGGCCAGCAGGGCGTTTTTGACGTCATCGAGCCCAACCTACCTGGGACAGTCTGTCAAGGGCATGGCATCATCCAGCTACAAGCCATGGGGGCATCTTCCACGGGCACTTAAGGAAAGACCGTCTTTTCTCATATCACCTACCGGACTTCCCCAGAAGAAATCATCCACAGACCCTTTAAGGACAATTTT CGTGAACAAAAGGGTCATCTCTATGATGGCTGGAATAACGACCGTCTTTGGTGCAAGGACCGCTTCTGCATTCGACCTGGCGGAATTTCAGAGAATCTGTGACATTGGAG GAGGCAGTGCACCTCTTGCATACCACCTTGCTGCTGCCTACCCGAAAGCCTCCGTCTCAGTGTTTGATCTGCCTGTAGTTGTCGAGGTCGCTGAAGATGAAAGACATGCTGGTGAATATAGTCAGCGAGTCTCGTTTATTTCAG GAGACTTTTTCAAAGACCCTCTCCCGCCAGCAGACCTGTACGTGGTGTGTCGAATTCTTCACGACTGGACTGAAGATAAGGTTCTTGTACTACTGACCAAGATGCACGACAGTCTCCCTCAAG GAGGTGGACTGTTGATAGCTGAGTACATGCTAGACGATGACAAGACTGGACCAGAGGTGGCCCACAAGTACGATCTgcacatgttgttgtttaccggTGGCCGAGAACGTTCTGGACAAGAGTATAAACGGCTGCTGACCATGGTGGGCTTCACAGAGGTCACTGTCCGGAGCAATAATTACCCATTTGGTCACGTTCTTGCACGCAAAGCACCAAAGTATTCTGCCCAACTGTAA